From a region of the Synechococcus sp. PCC 7502 genome:
- a CDS encoding heme-binding protein, translated as MSGVAFRLQAIAFTFVVVFNTSIISVQAQGIINMPKLSAALANELVGESVAICQQRGYKVVAVVADLDGVQQALLRGDGAPVHSLNNAYYKAYSAASLTLALKESGTKEVSERLAKNPPSTVPPTQLPNVTYAIGGVTIRVGDVAIGAIGVSGAPNGLIDEGCAKAALAKIQDRLK; from the coding sequence ATGTCAGGAGTTGCGTTTAGATTACAAGCTATTGCCTTTACCTTTGTGGTTGTCTTTAACACTTCCATAATCAGCGTTCAGGCTCAAGGCATAATCAATATGCCGAAACTGTCAGCAGCACTAGCTAATGAACTTGTGGGAGAATCAGTTGCAATCTGTCAGCAGAGGGGTTACAAAGTAGTAGCTGTAGTTGCCGATCTTGATGGAGTTCAACAAGCACTGTTACGAGGCGATGGCGCACCAGTTCACTCTTTGAATAACGCCTACTATAAAGCCTATTCCGCTGCTTCCCTGACCTTGGCACTCAAAGAAAGTGGCACCAAGGAAGTTAGTGAAAGACTAGCTAAAAATCCTCCATCCACAGTACCACCAACTCAATTACCTAATGTTACCTATGCGATCGGGGGTGTAACTATTAGAGTTGGAGATGTTGCAATTGGGGCGATCGGGGTGAGTGGCGCTCCCAATGGGTTGATTGATGAAGGATGTGCTAAAGCAGCACTAGCCAAAATTCAAGATCGTTTGAAATAA
- a CDS encoding sulfite exporter TauE/SafE family protein, which produces MNAIAFSFFSDLLLVAALGFLGSFGHCAGMCSPIALAFSLNQQGVSQSRIAALTFHLWLNVGRLLSYAIIGGCIGAIAQVLVVGGQLAGLDSSVRRGIAIATGIILILFGLSQLNFKLGFKFLKFNLLGLIKPLKKWRIHDLMVNLMVKFPQNPLCLGFTWGLMPCGFLYAAQIKAAEASSFGAGAAIMLAFGIGTLPVMVGVGVFSSQLSSDRRGQLSRLGGWLTVAIGVITVLRTGDTMVDYSGHGALILMSLALIARPIKKLWDFLYQYRRGLGVGAFALALIHTLHMIDHSWGWNPRAVLFMLPPHQAGIWSGVFALCLIAPAAMTSFEGAVQYLGAYWRPIHLLTLPAFIFTGIHIVLIGSHYLGKLTWGLDAIIRVLLLLMLIIIVLAVRSPWVWQLCHLSDLYNPVPRK; this is translated from the coding sequence ATGAATGCCATCGCCTTTTCTTTTTTCTCTGATCTTTTATTAGTAGCAGCACTGGGTTTTTTAGGTAGCTTTGGTCACTGTGCGGGGATGTGTAGCCCGATCGCCCTAGCATTTTCCCTAAATCAGCAAGGTGTCAGTCAGTCAAGGATTGCCGCATTAACTTTTCATCTCTGGCTCAATGTGGGCAGGTTATTAAGTTATGCCATTATTGGTGGCTGCATTGGCGCAATTGCTCAGGTATTAGTAGTAGGTGGTCAATTAGCGGGGCTTGATAGTTCGGTTAGAAGGGGCATAGCGATCGCTACGGGGATAATTCTGATTTTATTTGGACTATCACAGCTAAATTTTAAGTTGGGTTTTAAGTTTTTAAAGTTCAATCTTTTAGGTTTAATAAAACCGCTAAAAAAGTGGCGTATCCATGACCTGATGGTAAATCTTATGGTCAAGTTTCCGCAAAATCCTTTGTGTTTAGGGTTTACTTGGGGATTAATGCCCTGTGGATTTCTATATGCGGCTCAAATTAAGGCGGCAGAGGCTTCTAGCTTTGGGGCAGGAGCAGCAATAATGTTGGCATTTGGGATCGGAACTTTACCCGTAATGGTGGGTGTGGGGGTATTTAGTTCACAACTTAGTAGCGATCGCCGAGGTCAACTGTCTCGATTAGGGGGCTGGCTTACGGTAGCGATTGGGGTAATTACGGTCTTGCGAACTGGTGATACGATGGTGGACTATAGTGGTCACGGGGCTTTGATCTTGATGAGTTTGGCTCTAATTGCTCGTCCGATTAAAAAACTCTGGGATTTTCTCTATCAGTACCGCCGAGGGTTAGGAGTGGGAGCATTTGCCCTTGCTTTAATTCACACTCTACACATGATTGATCATAGTTGGGGTTGGAATCCTCGCGCTGTTCTATTTATGCTACCTCCCCATCAAGCTGGAATTTGGTCTGGAGTCTTTGCCCTTTGTTTAATTGCACCTGCGGCTATGACTAGCTTTGAAGGAGCTGTGCAATATTTAGGTGCTTACTGGAGACCAATTCATTTATTAACTTTGCCAGCTTTTATCTTTACGGGCATTCACATTGTGTTAATTGGTTCCCATTATTTGGGGAAATTAACTTGGGGGCTAGATGCAATCATTCGAGTACTGTTGCTTTTGATGTTGATCATAATAGTTTTGGCAGTGCGATCGCCTTGGGTTTGGCAGCTATGCCATTTATCAGATTTGTATAACCCTGTACCCAGAAAATGA